One segment of Mycolicibacterium baixiangningiae DNA contains the following:
- a CDS encoding DJ-1/PfpI family protein, whose translation MDTEAHLQIGSLLFDGLDQIDLTGPFEILSRIPNSTYRIFGKTRETVRDVNGLRLTPDCALEDVPRLDVLHVPGGYGQEALMDDQELLAWLRDQAETARCVFSVCTGALICGAAGLLVGRRATTHWASMHLLPFFGATPVNERVVVDGNMVFAAGVTAGIDGALRVAAQLRGDEIAQTIQLYMAYAPEPPFNSGTPETAPAAVLKQALQATQAVTQQREQTARAVAQRLGIRTTPDLDPAESPT comes from the coding sequence ATGGACACCGAAGCGCACCTCCAAATCGGTTCACTGCTGTTCGATGGGCTAGACCAGATCGACCTGACGGGTCCGTTCGAAATCCTTTCGCGCATACCGAATTCGACCTATCGCATATTCGGTAAGACCCGCGAGACGGTGCGGGACGTCAATGGGTTGCGGTTGACGCCAGACTGCGCCCTCGAAGATGTGCCCCGACTCGACGTCCTTCATGTGCCTGGCGGTTATGGTCAAGAAGCGCTCATGGACGACCAGGAGCTGCTCGCCTGGTTGCGCGATCAAGCGGAAACGGCACGGTGTGTGTTCTCGGTGTGCACCGGCGCGTTGATCTGTGGCGCGGCAGGGCTACTCGTCGGTCGGCGCGCGACAACGCATTGGGCGTCGATGCACCTGCTGCCGTTCTTCGGTGCCACGCCAGTGAATGAACGGGTGGTCGTCGACGGCAATATGGTTTTCGCCGCGGGCGTAACCGCCGGTATCGACGGCGCCCTCCGTGTCGCGGCCCAGCTGCGTGGTGACGAGATCGCCCAGACAATTCAGCTCTATATGGCCTATGCGCCGGAACCGCCATTCAACAGCGGCACGCCCGAGACGGCGCCAGCCGCGGTGTTGAAGCAGGCATTGCAGGCTACCCAGGCGGTAACGCAGCAGCGCGAGCAGACCGCCCGCGCCGTAGCACAACGGCTCGGCATTCGGACGACACCCGACCTTGACCCGGCAGAATCACCGACTTAG
- a CDS encoding SulP family inorganic anion transporter: protein MLQRSESSLPQRIGPLLRYDLPASLVVFLVALPLSLGIAIASGAPALAGLIAAVVGGVVVGALGGSPLQVSGPAAGLTVVVAGLVAQFGWKVTCAITVAAGVLQVLFGLSRVARAALAISPVVVHAMLAGIGITIALQQIHVLLGGDSQSSAWRNVAELPEQVLAAHGPGVILGVLVIVILVGWRWVPGRIGKVPGPLVAILVATLVAIVFRFDVERVTLDGSLLDAIALPSLPDGNWGAFATGVLTVALIASIESLLSAVSVDRMQNGPRTNFDRELIGQGTANIASGTIGGLPVTGVIVRSTANVSAGARSSASAIMHGIWVLIFALPFAGLAERIPMAALAGLLIVIGFQLVKRAHIETARRTGDIAVYVVTVLGVVFSNLLEGVLTGLALSIALTVWRVVRARIVAEPIDDGSWRVVIEGSCSFLSLPRLTSVLTSVPPRADATVELSVDFIDNAAREAIDDWRRQHCATGGTVHIRHLGSVEMDSALDGPPSRDIQAIDARSGVMPWSSWQREGANCGGDRSDSPTVLSGLAVYQRRTAQHMRPHLAKLAHVQRPESLFITCTDSRVLPNVITSSGPGDLFTVRNVGNLVPADQRDASIEAAIAFAVEKLDVSSIVVCGHSSCGAMHTLLAGEGARSAGEKHLSTWLSNGDPALAAFDGGNHPIARAVATAGFGVVDQLSMVNVALQVGTLTTHPLVKDAHRQGALDVIGVFYDIPSAAVLRITPTTIDSFEVAGASTQST, encoded by the coding sequence ATTTTGCAACGCTCAGAGAGCTCACTCCCCCAACGGATCGGTCCACTACTTCGCTACGACCTTCCCGCGTCGCTCGTGGTGTTTCTCGTCGCTCTGCCGCTATCACTGGGCATCGCGATAGCCTCGGGCGCGCCTGCGCTGGCAGGTCTGATCGCTGCAGTCGTGGGCGGCGTCGTAGTAGGCGCGCTCGGCGGATCGCCGCTACAGGTCAGTGGACCGGCAGCCGGACTCACCGTGGTGGTGGCCGGCCTCGTCGCCCAGTTCGGCTGGAAGGTGACCTGCGCGATTACCGTCGCGGCCGGTGTCCTGCAGGTTCTCTTCGGATTGAGCCGGGTAGCCAGGGCGGCGCTGGCGATCTCGCCGGTCGTGGTTCACGCGATGCTCGCGGGCATCGGGATCACGATCGCACTGCAACAGATTCACGTGTTACTTGGCGGCGACTCGCAGAGTTCCGCGTGGCGCAACGTGGCGGAACTGCCAGAGCAGGTCTTGGCTGCGCACGGACCTGGCGTCATCCTCGGCGTACTCGTCATCGTCATCCTGGTCGGATGGCGTTGGGTGCCAGGACGAATCGGCAAGGTACCGGGCCCGCTTGTCGCCATCCTGGTGGCGACTCTGGTTGCGATCGTATTCAGGTTCGACGTGGAGCGCGTCACGCTAGACGGTTCGTTGCTGGACGCCATCGCGCTCCCGAGTCTTCCCGACGGCAACTGGGGTGCCTTCGCCACCGGCGTACTCACGGTTGCGTTGATCGCGAGTATCGAGAGTCTGCTGTCAGCGGTGTCGGTCGATCGGATGCAAAACGGCCCACGCACCAACTTCGATCGCGAGCTCATCGGTCAGGGAACGGCCAATATCGCCTCGGGCACCATTGGCGGCCTTCCTGTCACCGGTGTCATTGTGCGCAGTACTGCCAACGTGAGCGCGGGTGCGAGGTCCAGCGCCTCTGCCATCATGCACGGCATCTGGGTACTGATTTTCGCGCTGCCCTTCGCTGGACTTGCCGAACGAATTCCCATGGCCGCGCTGGCAGGCCTGCTGATCGTCATCGGGTTCCAGCTGGTCAAACGGGCCCACATCGAAACTGCCAGGCGCACAGGAGACATCGCGGTGTACGTCGTGACGGTCTTGGGCGTCGTCTTCTCCAACCTGCTGGAAGGCGTGCTGACCGGTCTCGCGTTGTCCATCGCACTGACAGTGTGGCGGGTGGTGCGTGCACGGATCGTGGCCGAACCCATCGACGACGGTAGCTGGCGGGTCGTCATCGAAGGTTCCTGCAGCTTCTTGTCGTTACCGCGCCTCACCAGCGTGCTGACGTCGGTACCGCCGAGAGCCGACGCGACAGTTGAGCTTTCGGTCGACTTCATTGACAATGCAGCCCGTGAAGCAATCGACGACTGGCGGCGCCAGCACTGTGCGACCGGCGGCACGGTCCACATCCGCCATCTCGGCTCGGTTGAGATGGATAGCGCACTCGATGGTCCTCCCTCCCGCGACATCCAGGCCATCGACGCCCGTTCCGGCGTCATGCCGTGGAGTTCGTGGCAGCGTGAGGGTGCCAATTGTGGCGGCGACCGGAGCGATTCACCTACGGTGCTGAGCGGCCTTGCGGTCTATCAGCGCCGGACGGCACAGCACATGCGGCCACACTTGGCGAAGCTGGCGCATGTGCAGCGGCCGGAGAGCTTGTTCATCACCTGCACCGACTCCCGCGTCTTACCCAATGTCATCACCAGTAGTGGACCCGGAGATCTGTTCACAGTGCGCAACGTCGGCAACCTGGTCCCCGCGGACCAGCGGGACGCCTCAATCGAGGCGGCAATCGCCTTCGCCGTCGAGAAGCTCGACGTCTCGTCGATCGTCGTGTGCGGACACTCCAGTTGTGGGGCGATGCACACGCTACTGGCTGGCGAGGGGGCACGCAGCGCTGGTGAGAAACACCTGTCCACCTGGCTGTCCAATGGAGATCCCGCCCTTGCGGCATTCGACGGGGGGAATCACCCGATCGCGCGGGCCGTGGCTACGGCTGGCTTCGGTGTTGTCGACCAGCTGAGCATGGTGAACGTCGCCCTGCAGGTCGGGACGTTGACAACTCACCCGCTCGTGAAAGATGCGCATCGCCAAGGCGCGCTCGACGTGATCGGGGTCTTCTACGACATCCCCAGCGCGGCCGTACTGCGCATCACGCCGACCACCATCGACTCTTTCGAAGTGGCGGGCGCCAGCACCCAGAGCACGTAA
- a CDS encoding 2,3-butanediol dehydrogenase: MRAAIYYGNRDIRWEDVPEPQTQAGQVKVKVAHNGICGTDIHEYYDGPMFAPVWPHLLTGVKLPVPFGHEFSGTVVEVGHGVTGVAEGDRVAVEPVINCGDCHPCRRGDYNLCDITAFLGLASHDGGGLSEYVVVAANRVHALPSNVSLEYGAVVEPLSVAMHAVRRGRPSPAERVVVHGAGPVGIGVVQALAAEKLGGIIVTEISPMRRAVLQSMAIPAVVAVIDPTVVDVAEAVADLVDDTGADLTFEVAGASASSNGPDGRPLVSLNDAIASTRRGGRIVCVATHPATTIEPNAFVFKELTIVGTAAYTATDFRRVIALMGQGHYEVSPWIEHRTPDQLITAMNDMRRGLAAKVLIDVAGNP; this comes from the coding sequence ATGCGTGCTGCAATTTACTATGGAAACCGCGACATTCGCTGGGAAGACGTGCCAGAGCCGCAGACTCAAGCCGGTCAGGTCAAAGTCAAGGTCGCACACAATGGCATCTGCGGCACCGACATTCACGAATATTACGACGGACCCATGTTCGCTCCTGTCTGGCCCCACCTACTCACTGGCGTCAAGCTGCCTGTCCCGTTCGGACACGAGTTTTCAGGAACCGTAGTCGAGGTAGGACATGGAGTAACCGGGGTCGCCGAGGGAGATCGGGTAGCCGTGGAACCCGTGATCAACTGCGGCGACTGCCATCCGTGTCGGCGAGGTGACTACAACTTGTGCGACATCACCGCCTTCCTTGGTCTGGCCAGCCACGACGGAGGTGGCCTCAGTGAGTACGTCGTGGTAGCCGCGAACCGCGTCCATGCCCTTCCTTCGAACGTGAGTCTCGAGTATGGCGCCGTTGTTGAACCACTATCGGTGGCGATGCACGCCGTGCGGCGCGGTCGACCATCACCCGCCGAACGAGTCGTGGTCCACGGCGCTGGCCCCGTTGGCATCGGGGTCGTTCAGGCCCTTGCAGCCGAAAAACTCGGAGGAATCATCGTCACAGAAATCTCCCCGATGCGACGCGCGGTGCTTCAGTCGATGGCCATCCCCGCCGTCGTGGCCGTCATCGACCCGACAGTGGTTGACGTTGCTGAAGCCGTTGCCGACCTGGTGGACGATACCGGCGCCGATCTGACTTTTGAGGTAGCGGGCGCATCCGCTTCTTCGAATGGCCCGGACGGTCGCCCCCTTGTATCGTTGAACGACGCGATCGCCAGCACTCGGCGCGGCGGACGGATCGTCTGCGTTGCAACGCATCCGGCGACTACGATCGAGCCGAACGCCTTCGTGTTCAAGGAACTCACAATCGTCGGCACCGCCGCCTACACGGCCACGGATTTCAGGCGAGTCATCGCACTCATGGGCCAAGGGCATTATGAAGTGAGTCCGTGGATTGAGCACCGAACGCCCGATCAACTCATCACTGCGATGAACGACATGCGGAGAGGCCTCGCAGCCAAGGTTCTTATCGACGTTGCCGGCAATCCGTAA
- a CDS encoding cupin domain-containing protein, with the protein MNDAPGRYLLGNALHVRILTTSEDTDGRHDVVDAYQFPNTATSLHLHTRYEERLAIVEGSCTIWVGSDTLQLRVGDFATIPLNVPHAVKSGPRGCRSFLMTSPAGFAELIARTATPDDGSGAGAEMDAELFAAVSAELGDQLLGPPGMVPADLL; encoded by the coding sequence ATGAACGATGCACCCGGCCGCTATCTACTCGGCAACGCGCTCCACGTCCGCATCCTGACCACCAGCGAGGACACGGACGGCCGCCACGATGTCGTCGACGCTTATCAGTTCCCCAACACTGCGACGTCCTTGCACTTGCACACCCGCTACGAGGAGCGCCTTGCCATCGTCGAGGGCAGTTGCACGATTTGGGTAGGTTCGGACACGTTGCAGTTGAGGGTCGGGGACTTCGCGACGATACCGCTGAACGTTCCCCATGCGGTCAAGTCGGGCCCGCGCGGCTGCCGTTCGTTTCTGATGACGTCACCCGCCGGCTTCGCGGAGCTGATCGCGCGGACGGCGACGCCCGATGACGGCTCGGGTGCCGGTGCCGAGATGGACGCCGAGCTCTTCGCCGCCGTGTCCGCCGAACTGGGCGATCAACTCCTAGGTCCGCCGGGAATGGTGCCCGCAGATCTACTCTAG
- a CDS encoding aldo/keto reductase — MDYRTLGRTGMRVSPYCLGAMMFGAQGNPDHDESIRIIHKALDTGINFIDTADFYSGGESEEIVGKALKGRRDNVVLATKAYLSMGEDPNQQGNSRRWLLTEVENSLRRLQTDYLDLYQVHRPDPLVDVEETLSALSDLVHSGKVRAIGASSFPASEIVEAQWVAERRGLQRFRSEQPPYSILNRGIEREVLPVCQRYGMGTLVWSPLAQGMLTGRYRKGQHTDSKRASAGFAHLTDERRLDAVEALIPVAEDAGMSLTHMAMAFAIAHPGVTSAIVGPRTMEHLDDTLAGLEISLDDEVLDRIDAIVAPGTDIGALDMAYAPPALQQPSLRRRPADERAASAPATPTTASS; from the coding sequence ATGGACTACCGCACGTTGGGCCGGACCGGCATGAGAGTCAGCCCGTATTGCCTTGGAGCGATGATGTTCGGCGCCCAGGGCAACCCCGACCACGACGAGTCGATCCGCATCATCCACAAGGCGCTCGACACCGGGATCAACTTCATCGACACCGCGGACTTCTACTCTGGCGGCGAGTCGGAGGAGATCGTCGGCAAGGCCCTCAAGGGTCGCCGGGACAATGTCGTGCTCGCCACCAAGGCGTACTTGTCGATGGGCGAGGATCCCAATCAACAAGGCAACTCGCGGCGCTGGCTCCTCACCGAGGTCGAGAACTCGTTGCGCCGCCTGCAAACCGATTATCTGGATCTCTACCAAGTCCACCGGCCAGACCCCTTGGTCGACGTGGAGGAAACGCTCTCGGCCCTCTCGGACCTGGTGCACAGCGGCAAGGTTCGGGCCATCGGCGCGTCGTCCTTTCCCGCATCGGAGATCGTCGAGGCGCAGTGGGTGGCTGAGCGGCGCGGTTTGCAGCGGTTCCGCAGCGAGCAGCCGCCGTATTCGATCCTCAACCGCGGCATCGAACGCGAGGTGCTGCCGGTGTGTCAGCGCTACGGGATGGGCACCCTGGTGTGGAGCCCGCTTGCCCAGGGCATGCTCACCGGCCGGTACCGCAAGGGTCAGCACACCGACAGTAAGCGCGCGAGCGCCGGCTTCGCACACCTGACCGACGAGCGGCGCCTCGATGCCGTCGAGGCGCTCATCCCCGTGGCCGAGGATGCGGGGATGTCGCTCACCCACATGGCGATGGCCTTCGCGATCGCCCACCCCGGTGTTACCTCCGCCATCGTCGGGCCACGCACCATGGAGCACCTCGACGACACCCTCGCCGGCCTAGAGATCAGCCTCGACGACGAAGTCCTCGACCGGATCGACGCCATCGTTGCGCCCGGCACCGACATCGGAGCCCTCGACATGGCCTACGCACCACCGGCTCTGCAGCAGCCGAGCCTGCGCCGCCGACCCGCTGACGAACGGGCCGCTTCGGCACCCGCGACACCCACTACCGCAAGCTCGTAG
- a CDS encoding NADP-dependent oxidoreductase, whose amino-acid sequence MSQQLNRRILLAARPHGDPKVSDFDVTEVPVPVPGDGQVLIRNVLVSLDPYNRIIMGNANSDQPPIEIGDPMFGFTIAVVEQSNNPAFAVGDHVGSMSGWQDYALSDGSDLRPIDPKTAPLSANLGVLGMTGLTAWVGLTKIIEPKPGGTLLVTAAAGAVGSAATQIGKLRGYRVVGVAGGPEKSRHLLEDLGLDAAVDYKAPDFAAQLARAVPDGIDTVYENVGASMVVALLPHLNLRAQIAVGGVMSAITATKSPGGPDRLPDLMRAVLYKDLTIRGFSVPDYFDSYPELLAELAPAVADGKVRYAEHFVEGLEAIPAAFQDMFHGRVTGKMIAKIAKIA is encoded by the coding sequence TTGAGTCAACAATTGAATCGTCGAATCCTCCTGGCGGCGCGGCCGCACGGAGACCCGAAGGTCAGCGATTTCGACGTCACGGAAGTGCCCGTGCCGGTCCCCGGCGACGGTCAGGTACTGATCCGGAACGTGCTGGTCTCGTTGGATCCCTACAACCGCATCATCATGGGCAACGCCAACAGCGACCAACCGCCGATCGAGATTGGCGACCCCATGTTCGGCTTCACCATCGCAGTCGTCGAGCAGAGCAACAACCCCGCCTTCGCGGTGGGCGATCACGTGGGCAGCATGTCCGGCTGGCAGGACTACGCACTGTCCGACGGTTCGGACCTCAGGCCGATTGATCCGAAGACGGCCCCGCTGTCGGCGAATCTCGGCGTGTTGGGGATGACGGGTCTCACGGCTTGGGTGGGACTCACCAAGATCATTGAACCGAAACCGGGCGGCACGCTCCTCGTCACCGCCGCCGCCGGTGCCGTCGGCTCCGCGGCAACCCAGATCGGCAAGCTGCGGGGCTATCGTGTCGTTGGTGTCGCTGGCGGTCCGGAAAAGTCACGCCACCTCCTGGAGGATCTCGGCCTGGACGCCGCGGTCGACTACAAGGCACCCGACTTCGCCGCACAGCTTGCTCGTGCAGTGCCTGACGGGATCGACACGGTCTACGAAAACGTGGGCGCCTCAATGGTCGTGGCGCTGCTGCCGCACCTGAACCTGAGGGCCCAGATCGCGGTGGGCGGCGTGATGTCGGCAATAACTGCGACGAAGAGCCCCGGGGGGCCAGACCGGTTGCCCGATCTGATGAGGGCGGTGCTCTACAAGGACCTCACGATTCGGGGCTTCTCGGTTCCTGACTACTTCGACAGCTACCCCGAGCTCCTTGCCGAGCTGGCTCCTGCGGTGGCGGACGGCAAGGTGCGTTACGCCGAGCACTTCGTCGAGGGGCTCGAGGCCATTCCTGCTGCGTTTCAGGACATGTTCCACGGCCGCGTCACGGGTAAGATGATCGCCAAGATCGCCAAGATCGCCTAG
- a CDS encoding alpha/beta fold hydrolase, with protein MDERSGWRTRCHRSQRGCNGSSDHQRHDHPRRYRARRAPNRQRTHIRREFKIVVMCCWMAESLRHAHFHRALMRILGYERFTTVAHDVGGWTAFAMAADDPGAITKLVIAETIIRGISPSPPVRHQGRDVR; from the coding sequence ATCGATGAGCGGAGCGGTTGGCGTACTCGATGTCACCGCTCACAAAGAGGCTGCAACGGGTCCTCAGATCATCAGCGGCATGATCACCCACGCAGGTATCGCGCTCGCCGAGCCCCGAACCGTCAGCGCACACACATCCGACGCGAATTCAAGATCGTCGTGATGTGTTGCTGGATGGCCGAAAGCCTAAGACATGCGCATTTTCATCGCGCGTTGATGCGAATACTCGGCTACGAGCGCTTCACGACCGTCGCCCATGACGTTGGCGGGTGGACCGCCTTCGCCATGGCCGCGGACGATCCCGGCGCCATCACCAAACTGGTGATCGCCGAGACGATTATCCGCGGCATCTCGCCCTCGCCACCAGTTCGCCACCAAGGCCGCGACGTACGCTGA
- a CDS encoding TetR/AcrR family transcriptional regulator — protein sequence MAARRAFDDPGAGDVSMAEVARRAGVGMATLYRNFPGRRQLLEAVLTDEVGEVCAAAAGINGQTSGGSFAIWTRRFFDFAFARNAIATELIFESGAVQNAFFTNDRARLCAAGLPLLAAAQASGEFRSDLNIGQMLDLIAAVARVRGDADHVRPIAEAALDGLRTQPPTPKRASN from the coding sequence GTGGCAGCCCGTCGCGCCTTCGACGATCCCGGGGCCGGTGACGTGTCGATGGCCGAGGTCGCGCGGCGAGCCGGTGTGGGGATGGCCACGCTTTACCGGAACTTCCCGGGCAGACGACAGCTACTCGAAGCCGTGTTGACCGACGAGGTCGGCGAGGTGTGCGCGGCGGCGGCAGGGATCAACGGGCAGACCTCTGGTGGTTCCTTCGCGATCTGGACCCGCCGTTTCTTCGATTTCGCGTTCGCGCGCAACGCCATTGCCACCGAGCTGATCTTCGAGTCCGGGGCCGTCCAGAACGCGTTCTTTACCAACGACCGGGCAAGGCTGTGTGCCGCGGGCTTGCCCTTGCTCGCGGCCGCCCAAGCATCGGGTGAGTTCCGCAGTGACCTCAACATCGGCCAAATGCTCGATCTGATAGCTGCGGTGGCCCGAGTCCGTGGCGATGCCGACCACGTGCGCCCGATCGCCGAGGCAGCCCTCGACGGCCTGCGTACGCAGCCACCTACACCCAAACGAGCATCGAATTGA
- a CDS encoding GNAT family N-acetyltransferase, with protein sequence MKDSPSSLLQIEVLPAEASSDVNAMRRIVDLVNQVYAVAEEGFWRQGATRTTLEEIIEFTQARQIVVARLGGTIVGSIRVQRLDSHTGETGMLVSDPNHRGIGIGRELRRFVTDLLRADGVTTLQIELLVPRNWTQESKTFMADWNARSGYKVVRQGRFEDQYPHLAPQLATPCDFIIYNKAI encoded by the coding sequence ATGAAGGATTCGCCCTCATCATTGTTACAAATTGAAGTTCTGCCTGCGGAGGCGTCTAGCGATGTGAATGCGATGAGGCGGATAGTTGACCTGGTAAATCAGGTCTATGCCGTTGCAGAAGAGGGCTTTTGGCGGCAGGGCGCCACCCGCACCACCCTTGAGGAGATCATCGAGTTCACGCAGGCCAGACAGATCGTCGTCGCCCGGCTCGGCGGCACCATCGTGGGTTCGATTCGCGTTCAACGCCTCGACTCCCACACCGGTGAGACGGGAATGTTGGTGAGCGATCCGAACCACCGGGGCATCGGGATAGGGCGAGAACTACGCCGTTTCGTCACCGACCTCCTCCGGGCCGACGGGGTCACTACCTTGCAGATCGAACTCCTCGTCCCGCGAAACTGGACACAAGAATCAAAGACATTCATGGCGGACTGGAACGCACGGTCGGGTTACAAGGTGGTCCGCCAAGGCAGGTTCGAAGATCAATATCCGCACCTCGCACCGCAGCTGGCGACGCCGTGCGACTTCATCATTTACAACAAAGCCATCTGA
- a CDS encoding ABC transporter substrate-binding protein → MLRPLLRTALTLAVFASAIACGSNDDGAGGYTLRIGATSPTGTPAGSLGWGDKQGILTEQLKDAGVDKIEYSFFQSGSDVASALFAGAIDVAAIGDNPALRARSRDPKVVLLALDSINSDAWLVGAKGGPTDIQGLVGKSVTAPQGTIRDRAAKQLIDAAGLTGKIQVRDVPTPESIAGLSSGQIDATVVTGSSAIELQHKGFPIIDSLSRHGLGSTGTNIALSTFTDGHPDFADTWRHAVTAVNRDITENFDDYLAWVAQTDGTQLEFVKESTQADEFNTEPFPEQGVDQLQAAYEFLNADGSLENQYSVREWAGAQS, encoded by the coding sequence ATGCTTCGCCCTCTCCTGCGCACAGCCCTGACCCTTGCCGTCTTCGCCTCGGCCATCGCCTGCGGCAGTAATGACGACGGTGCAGGCGGTTACACGCTGCGCATCGGCGCAACATCTCCGACCGGCACTCCCGCCGGGTCGCTCGGCTGGGGCGACAAACAGGGCATCCTCACCGAACAGCTCAAGGACGCCGGCGTCGACAAAATCGAGTACTCGTTCTTCCAGTCCGGCAGCGACGTCGCATCGGCACTGTTCGCCGGCGCGATCGACGTCGCCGCCATCGGCGACAACCCCGCCCTGCGTGCGCGCAGCAGAGATCCCAAAGTTGTTCTACTGGCCCTTGATTCGATCAACAGCGACGCCTGGCTGGTGGGCGCCAAAGGCGGACCGACTGACATCCAGGGGCTGGTCGGCAAATCCGTCACAGCGCCTCAGGGCACCATCCGGGACCGCGCAGCAAAGCAGCTGATCGACGCGGCCGGACTCACCGGAAAGATCCAGGTTCGCGATGTACCCACCCCTGAATCCATCGCCGGCCTGAGCTCGGGCCAGATCGACGCCACCGTCGTGACAGGGTCGAGCGCTATTGAGCTGCAACACAAGGGATTCCCGATCATTGACAGCTTGTCCAGACACGGGCTCGGTAGCACGGGCACCAACATCGCACTCTCGACATTCACCGACGGGCACCCCGACTTCGCCGACACCTGGCGTCACGCGGTCACCGCGGTCAACCGCGACATCACCGAGAACTTCGACGACTACCTCGCCTGGGTGGCCCAGACCGACGGAACCCAGCTCGAATTCGTGAAGGAGTCAACGCAGGCCGACGAGTTCAACACCGAACCATTCCCCGAGCAGGGCGTCGACCAACTCCAGGCCGCCTACGAGTTCCTCAACGCCGACGGCTCCCTGGAGAACCAGTACTCGGTACGTGAATGGGCCGGTGCGCAGTCGTGA
- a CDS encoding ABC transporter permease produces the protein MGRCAVVTAVVPAVRPGAVTPELIDVVAGHRRRRSVWARIPRPVRRMMSPVLILAAWAIGSATGLLNADLFPPPAHVAATAWRLLTDGQLALHVGASATRVLTGTVLGILLGVSLAVLAGLTRTGEDLLDWTMQILKAVPNFALTPLLIIWMGIGEGPKIVLITLGVAIAIYINTYSGIRGVDQQLVEMAQTLEARRSTLITQVILPGAMPNFLVGLRLGLSSAWLSLIFAEMINTTEGIGFLMSRAQTNLQFDVSLLVIVIYAVAGLASYSLVRLLERLLLSWRNGFAGFEGAV, from the coding sequence ATGGGCCGGTGCGCAGTCGTGACCGCCGTCGTTCCAGCGGTACGTCCCGGCGCCGTCACGCCAGAACTGATCGACGTCGTCGCTGGGCACCGCCGTCGACGCAGCGTCTGGGCGCGGATTCCGCGCCCGGTGCGCCGCATGATGAGTCCGGTGCTGATCCTGGCGGCGTGGGCAATCGGTTCCGCCACCGGACTGCTCAACGCCGACCTGTTTCCACCTCCGGCTCACGTCGCCGCCACCGCGTGGCGACTGCTGACAGACGGCCAACTCGCCCTACATGTCGGAGCCTCGGCGACCCGGGTGCTGACCGGCACCGTTCTGGGGATCCTCCTCGGTGTGTCACTGGCGGTGCTGGCCGGCCTGACCCGCACCGGTGAGGACCTGCTCGACTGGACCATGCAGATCCTCAAAGCCGTGCCGAACTTCGCGCTCACGCCGCTGCTCATCATCTGGATGGGCATCGGCGAAGGTCCCAAGATCGTGCTCATCACCCTCGGCGTCGCGATCGCCATCTACATCAACACCTACTCCGGCATCCGCGGCGTGGACCAACAGCTGGTGGAGATGGCCCAGACGCTCGAGGCTCGCCGGTCCACGTTGATCACACAGGTGATCCTGCCGGGTGCGATGCCGAACTTCCTTGTGGGCCTTCGCCTTGGACTGTCCAGCGCATGGCTGAGCTTGATCTTCGCCGAGATGATCAACACCACGGAAGGCATCGGCTTCTTGATGTCGCGCGCACAAACCAATCTGCAGTTCGACGTCTCCCTCCTGGTGATCGTGATCTATGCGGTGGCCGGCCTGGCGTCCTACTCGCTGGTGCGACTCCTGGAACGGCTGTTGCTGTCCTGGCGCAACGGCTTCGCCGGTTTCGAAGGCGCAGTATGA